The proteins below come from a single Agromyces flavus genomic window:
- a CDS encoding APC family permease, producing the protein MTLDSTLLDDAPKTGTLKTAALGTWGVVFLVVSAAAPLSVLAGIGPLAVLIGGVSAPLVYAIAGVVLAIFSIGFLFTARNLKPMGGFYTYIAVGLGKVVGLGAGFLAWASYNLLQIGLWGLFGVMAEGMLAQVFGIQLPWWVLAVVGAVLVFALAAAGVDVGARVLGVLLVLETALLVVLAASILSQRAGDLGFGTFAPENVFTPSMFAVLGFGFAAFMGFESTVLYRNETRDPVRSIPRATYIAVAFLAIFYTGTLWLVIQAFGDAAVQGVIAEDPAAFFFTAMGQYVGEWGVAAMFILIVSSIFAGQLAFHNAINRYSFALSRDGILPAFFSRTNSTGAPWQAGLLQTVVAIAVVLAFGIAGLDPLTQLVILVNSPGVYGIITLQLLASIAVLVFILRNRQLERKWYVLPAAVFSIVAMTVLLAILVSTIDYLTAAGPAINAVILAVVPIVLVAGIVYALVLRSTRPDRFALIGGQEAEQA; encoded by the coding sequence GTGACGCTCGATTCCACCTTGCTCGACGACGCACCGAAGACCGGAACGCTCAAGACGGCGGCACTCGGCACGTGGGGCGTCGTGTTCCTCGTGGTGTCGGCGGCGGCGCCGCTGAGCGTACTTGCCGGCATCGGTCCGCTCGCCGTGCTCATCGGCGGCGTCTCGGCGCCACTCGTCTACGCCATCGCGGGCGTGGTGCTCGCGATCTTCTCCATCGGCTTCCTCTTCACGGCCCGAAACCTCAAGCCCATGGGCGGCTTCTACACGTACATCGCGGTGGGGCTGGGCAAGGTGGTGGGCCTCGGCGCGGGCTTCCTCGCCTGGGCGTCGTACAACCTGCTGCAGATCGGCCTGTGGGGCCTCTTCGGCGTGATGGCCGAGGGCATGCTCGCGCAGGTCTTCGGCATCCAACTGCCCTGGTGGGTGCTCGCGGTGGTCGGCGCGGTCCTGGTCTTCGCGCTCGCGGCCGCCGGCGTCGACGTCGGGGCCCGCGTGCTCGGAGTGCTGCTCGTGCTCGAGACGGCGCTGCTCGTCGTGCTCGCCGCGTCCATCCTGAGCCAGCGCGCCGGCGACCTCGGCTTCGGGACGTTCGCGCCCGAGAACGTCTTCACGCCGAGCATGTTCGCCGTCCTGGGCTTCGGATTCGCGGCGTTCATGGGGTTCGAGTCGACCGTGCTGTACCGCAACGAAACGCGCGACCCGGTTCGCTCCATCCCGCGAGCGACGTACATCGCGGTGGCGTTCCTCGCCATCTTCTACACGGGCACGCTCTGGCTCGTCATCCAGGCCTTCGGCGACGCGGCGGTGCAGGGCGTGATCGCCGAGGATCCCGCCGCATTCTTCTTCACCGCCATGGGGCAGTACGTGGGCGAGTGGGGCGTCGCGGCCATGTTCATCCTGATCGTGTCGAGCATCTTCGCCGGACAGCTGGCCTTCCACAACGCCATCAACCGCTACAGCTTCGCGCTCTCCCGCGACGGCATCCTGCCGGCCTTCTTCAGCCGCACGAACAGCACCGGCGCCCCGTGGCAGGCGGGCCTCCTGCAGACGGTCGTCGCGATCGCGGTCGTGCTCGCCTTCGGCATCGCGGGCCTCGATCCGCTCACGCAGCTCGTGATCCTCGTCAACTCGCCGGGCGTGTACGGCATCATCACGCTCCAGCTGCTCGCCTCGATCGCCGTGCTCGTCTTCATCCTCCGCAACCGGCAGCTCGAACGGAAGTGGTACGTGCTGCCGGCGGCCGTCTTCTCGATCGTGGCGATGACCGTGCTCCTGGCGATCCTGGTCTCGACGATCGACTACCTCACTGCGGCCGGGCCGGCCATCAACGCGGTGATCCTCGCCGTGGTCCCCATCGTGCTCGTCGCGGGCATCGTCTACGCGCTCGTGCTGCGCTCGACACGGCCCGACCGGTTCGCCCTGATCGGCGGCCAGGAGGCCGAGCAGGCATGA
- a CDS encoding amidohydrolase — MTTTHFAETVVLGSRVITMAEPDVAPDAATGIAVAGGRVVAIGDADSLEACIGPGTTVIDLPDATILPGFVDSHIHPVFGLALTRGADLSGCRDLAEIQRRLRAEVADLDDDDWLLGWGLDPNAFEGTEVTNRILDEIAPGRPAFIRLFDAHAALASSRALEIAGCRGDEQFTDGSRVVTDDRGRPTGYLLELQAMAIVEPFVPEFSFEERVDGLYDVLLHMARAGFTGGQVQDLAPGTIELLRAIEQTRDLPIRLRMSPWFEPGTAVGEVDRLAELQGTAGRRWIVGGVKLMIDGTVDNGTAWLHEPDCLGESTKSLWLDPEQYRAALTELDRRGIPTTTHAIGDAGIDFVVRAIAGLPHRNATHRVEHIETMTDAALELFASSGITASMQPTHCTLFTKADGSDNWSTRLGEERAGRGFRMGDLVRAGVPLALGSDWPVAPSDAVGILADARLRRPHDDPDATPVTPDQALSASDALRGFTTRPFTTIGQQGGVLEVGSVADVTVLDRDPLTADAEELGRATVLLTLVDGRIVAGDASEARAMAESTRR, encoded by the coding sequence ATGACCACCACGCACTTCGCCGAGACCGTCGTCCTCGGCAGCCGCGTCATCACGATGGCCGAGCCGGATGTCGCGCCCGACGCGGCCACGGGCATCGCCGTGGCCGGCGGCCGAGTCGTCGCCATCGGCGACGCGGACTCGCTCGAGGCATGCATCGGGCCCGGCACGACGGTGATCGACCTGCCGGATGCCACCATCCTGCCCGGCTTCGTCGACAGCCACATCCACCCGGTGTTCGGTCTCGCGCTCACGCGCGGCGCAGACCTCAGCGGGTGCCGCGACCTCGCCGAGATCCAGCGCAGGCTCCGAGCCGAGGTCGCCGACCTCGACGACGACGACTGGCTCCTCGGCTGGGGCCTCGACCCGAACGCCTTCGAGGGCACCGAGGTCACCAACCGGATCCTCGACGAGATCGCGCCGGGGCGGCCGGCCTTCATCCGGCTCTTCGACGCGCACGCCGCGCTCGCCTCGTCGCGGGCGCTCGAGATCGCCGGATGCCGCGGCGACGAGCAGTTCACCGACGGCTCACGCGTCGTGACCGACGACCGGGGCCGGCCCACCGGCTACCTCCTCGAGCTGCAGGCGATGGCGATCGTGGAACCGTTCGTCCCCGAGTTCAGCTTCGAGGAGCGTGTCGACGGCCTCTACGACGTGCTGCTCCACATGGCCCGCGCGGGCTTCACGGGCGGACAGGTGCAGGACCTCGCACCCGGCACGATCGAGCTCCTGCGCGCCATCGAGCAGACCCGCGACCTGCCCATCCGACTCCGGATGTCGCCGTGGTTCGAGCCCGGAACCGCCGTCGGGGAGGTCGACCGGCTGGCGGAGCTGCAGGGCACGGCCGGACGTCGCTGGATCGTGGGCGGCGTCAAGCTCATGATCGACGGAACGGTCGACAACGGCACGGCTTGGCTGCACGAGCCCGATTGCCTCGGCGAGTCGACGAAGTCGCTCTGGCTCGACCCCGAGCAGTACCGTGCCGCACTGACCGAGCTCGATCGTCGCGGCATCCCGACCACCACGCACGCCATCGGTGATGCGGGGATCGACTTCGTGGTGCGCGCCATCGCCGGCTTGCCGCACCGCAACGCCACCCACCGCGTCGAGCACATCGAGACCATGACGGATGCCGCGCTGGAGCTGTTCGCATCATCCGGCATCACCGCCAGCATGCAGCCGACGCACTGCACGCTCTTCACGAAGGCCGACGGGAGCGACAACTGGTCGACTCGCCTCGGCGAGGAGCGCGCCGGCCGCGGCTTCCGCATGGGCGACCTCGTCCGTGCCGGCGTTCCGCTGGCGCTCGGCTCGGACTGGCCGGTCGCGCCGAGCGATGCAGTCGGCATCCTCGCCGACGCCCGGTTGCGGCGCCCGCACGACGATCCCGACGCCACGCCCGTGACGCCCGACCAGGCGCTCAGCGCGTCGGATGCGCTGCGTGGGTTCACGACCCGCCCGTTCACCACGATCGGGCAGCAGGGCGGGGTGCTCGAGGTGGGCTCCGTCGCCGACGTCACGGTGCTCGACCGCGACCCGCTGACGGCGGACGCCGAGGAGCTCGGGCGGGCCACGGTGCTCCTCACGCTCGTCGACGGGCGGATCGTGGCGGGTGACGCCTCCGAGGCACGGGCGATGGCCGAATCGACACGTCGCTAG
- a CDS encoding L-aspartate oxidase: MSTSGTASERQLATTVLVIGTGGSGLRAAIELAEAGVDVLALGKRPKSDAHTSLAAGGINAALATMDPDDSWQQHAADTLKESYLLANPHTVEIVTSGAARGIQDLERYGMPFAREDDGRISQRFFGAHTYRRTAFAGDYTGLEIQRTLVNRAAQLGVPILDTVYVTRILVNDDGAVFGAYGFDLEDGTRYLIHADAVILAAGGHNRIWRRTSSRRDENTGDSWRLAVEAGGRVRDPELVQFHPSGIIEPESAAGTLISEAARGEGGILTNGLGERFMSRYDPERMELSTRDRVALAAYTEIKEGRGTPNGGVWLDVSHLPRETIMQRLPRVYQTMLELQMLDITKEPIEIAPTAHYSMGGVWVRPEDHGTDVPGLYAIGEASSGLHGANRLGGNSLIELLVFGRIVGQAAAAYSTSLPAQKRSAAAVDGARAEIAGLLASDGSENVRALQRAIRNTMTEHAGVVRDEAGLLAGLAELDAIEARIADIGVHPDIAGYQDLAHAFDLKSAALAARATLEAALERRETRGCHNRSDYPSIDESLQVNLVWSPSTGVTREEIPPIPDEIAALMREVSTVGKLVE, translated from the coding sequence ATGAGTACCTCAGGCACCGCTTCCGAGCGTCAGCTCGCCACGACCGTGCTCGTGATCGGCACCGGCGGATCGGGCCTGCGCGCCGCCATCGAGCTCGCCGAGGCGGGCGTCGACGTGCTCGCCCTCGGCAAGCGACCCAAGTCCGACGCACACACCTCGCTCGCGGCCGGCGGCATCAACGCCGCGCTCGCCACGATGGACCCCGACGACAGCTGGCAGCAGCACGCCGCCGACACGCTGAAGGAGAGCTACCTCCTCGCGAACCCGCACACGGTCGAGATCGTCACGTCGGGGGCGGCCCGCGGCATCCAGGACCTCGAGCGCTACGGCATGCCGTTCGCGCGCGAAGACGACGGCCGGATCTCGCAGCGCTTCTTCGGCGCCCACACCTACCGCCGCACCGCGTTCGCGGGCGACTACACCGGCCTCGAGATCCAGCGCACGCTCGTCAACCGGGCCGCGCAGCTCGGCGTGCCCATCCTCGACACGGTCTACGTGACGCGCATCCTCGTGAACGACGACGGGGCGGTCTTCGGCGCCTACGGCTTCGACCTCGAGGACGGCACGCGCTACCTCATCCACGCCGACGCGGTGATCCTCGCCGCCGGCGGCCACAACCGCATCTGGCGCCGAACCTCGTCGCGCCGCGACGAGAACACGGGCGACTCGTGGCGCCTCGCCGTCGAGGCGGGCGGGCGCGTGCGCGACCCGGAGCTCGTGCAGTTCCATCCGTCGGGCATCATCGAGCCCGAGAGCGCGGCCGGCACCCTCATCTCCGAGGCGGCACGCGGCGAGGGCGGCATCCTCACCAACGGCCTCGGCGAGCGCTTCATGTCTCGCTATGACCCCGAGCGGATGGAGCTGTCGACCCGAGACCGCGTCGCCCTCGCGGCCTACACCGAGATCAAGGAGGGCCGCGGCACCCCCAATGGCGGTGTCTGGCTGGATGTCTCGCACCTCCCACGCGAGACGATCATGCAGCGCCTCCCCCGCGTGTACCAGACGATGCTCGAGCTCCAGATGCTCGACATCACGAAGGAACCGATCGAGATCGCGCCCACCGCGCATTACTCGATGGGCGGCGTCTGGGTGCGGCCCGAGGACCATGGAACCGACGTCCCGGGCCTCTATGCCATCGGCGAGGCATCCTCGGGGCTGCACGGCGCCAATCGGCTTGGAGGCAACTCGCTCATCGAGCTGCTCGTCTTCGGGCGCATCGTCGGTCAGGCCGCGGCGGCATACTCTACCTCGCTGCCGGCGCAGAAGCGCTCGGCCGCCGCGGTCGATGGGGCCCGCGCCGAGATCGCCGGGCTGCTGGCGTCGGATGGCTCGGAGAACGTGCGAGCCCTGCAGCGCGCCATCCGCAACACCATGACCGAGCACGCCGGAGTCGTGCGCGACGAAGCCGGCCTGCTCGCCGGCCTCGCGGAGCTCGACGCGATCGAGGCGCGCATCGCCGACATCGGCGTGCATCCCGACATTGCCGGGTACCAGGACCTCGCGCACGCGTTCGACCTCAAGTCGGCCGCGCTGGCCGCGCGGGCCACCCTCGAGGCCGCGCTCGAACGGCGCGAGACCCGCGGATGCCACAACCGCAGCGACTACCCGTCGATCGACGAGTCGCTGCAAGTGAACCTGGTGTGGTCGCCGTCGACGGGCGTGACCCGCGAGGAGATCCCGCCGATCCCCGACGAGATCGCGGCGCTCATGCGCGAGGTGTCGACGGTCGGCAAGCTCGTCGAGTGA
- a CDS encoding SulP family inorganic anion transporter, protein MSRRRVLTGLLPILDWARSYDRRWLRGDLIAGVTVAALIVPKNLGYAGIAGIPLQNGLYAAAAGAILYGIFGTSRQISMGPSSALAAVAASAVLVSGLTDQADVASFVAGITLASGVLFLILFLLRMGWIAQFLSRAVVTGFLFGAAIDVVISELPKLTGTEASGANSFQELWSWFGSLDDTHGATLIVGVVSLVVVFGVRVVAPRVPGALVLVVGGLIASWLLALGDRGVALVGEVPRGLPAFAVPDLGLMWENASTVAIAAVALVLIGFSQTAGDARTFAAKHRYQVDIDQESVAQGMANVGAGLFQGMPVSTSLSASSLNDHSGARTGLASLTSGATVLLTLLVLAPLFSLLPKPVLAALIIEAVVMGMINIPEMRRLARVQPFDFWIAVAAIVATLAFGVLAGVMIGIGLSLLWLIGVATHPSIPTLAREAGTDVFRDVSEFPEDRLTPGVVVIRMDGGLFFATADALEDRIREIIHSTPELTGVVLDCAGINFIDSQGSAKMNDVVTLAEDSGITLRLARLKKAVRATLQRDGVLPRVGTGNIHGNVARAVQAQLDASPPASGGSRSGED, encoded by the coding sequence ATGAGCCGGCGCCGCGTGCTCACCGGACTCCTTCCGATTCTGGACTGGGCCCGCTCGTACGACCGGCGCTGGCTCCGCGGCGACCTGATCGCGGGCGTCACGGTCGCAGCGCTGATCGTGCCGAAGAACCTGGGGTATGCGGGCATCGCGGGCATCCCGCTGCAGAACGGCCTGTACGCCGCAGCTGCGGGCGCGATCCTGTACGGGATCTTCGGTACCAGCCGCCAAATCTCGATGGGGCCGAGCTCGGCGTTGGCCGCGGTGGCCGCCAGCGCGGTACTGGTCTCCGGCCTGACCGATCAGGCGGATGTCGCCTCGTTCGTCGCGGGCATCACGCTGGCGTCCGGGGTGCTCTTCCTGATTCTCTTCCTGCTTCGGATGGGCTGGATCGCGCAGTTCCTCTCGCGGGCGGTCGTCACGGGGTTCCTGTTCGGGGCGGCGATCGACGTGGTCATCTCCGAGCTGCCGAAGCTCACCGGCACCGAGGCGAGCGGCGCCAACTCGTTCCAGGAGTTGTGGTCGTGGTTCGGGAGCCTGGACGACACGCACGGGGCGACCCTCATCGTCGGCGTCGTGTCGCTGGTCGTCGTCTTCGGGGTGAGGGTCGTCGCGCCGCGGGTGCCCGGCGCGCTGGTCCTCGTGGTGGGTGGATTGATCGCCTCGTGGCTCCTGGCTCTCGGCGATCGCGGCGTGGCGCTCGTCGGCGAGGTGCCCCGCGGGCTGCCGGCCTTCGCCGTCCCCGATCTCGGCCTGATGTGGGAGAACGCGTCCACCGTGGCGATCGCCGCGGTCGCGCTGGTGCTCATCGGCTTCTCGCAGACCGCCGGCGACGCGAGGACGTTCGCAGCGAAGCACCGCTACCAGGTCGACATCGACCAGGAGTCGGTCGCGCAGGGCATGGCGAACGTCGGGGCAGGGCTCTTCCAGGGCATGCCGGTCTCGACCAGCCTGTCGGCGAGCTCGCTCAACGACCACTCCGGCGCCCGCACCGGGCTGGCGTCGCTCACGTCGGGGGCGACCGTCCTGCTCACGCTCCTCGTGCTGGCCCCGCTGTTCTCCCTGCTGCCGAAGCCCGTCCTCGCCGCGCTCATCATCGAGGCCGTCGTGATGGGCATGATCAACATCCCCGAGATGCGGCGCTTGGCTCGGGTGCAGCCGTTCGACTTCTGGATCGCGGTCGCCGCGATCGTCGCGACCCTGGCCTTCGGCGTGCTGGCCGGGGTCATGATCGGCATCGGCCTGTCGCTCCTCTGGCTCATCGGCGTCGCGACGCACCCCAGCATCCCGACCCTCGCCCGGGAGGCCGGCACGGATGTCTTCCGCGACGTGAGCGAGTTCCCGGAAGACCGACTGACCCCCGGCGTCGTCGTCATCCGGATGGACGGAGGCCTGTTCTTCGCGACCGCCGACGCGCTCGAAGACCGGATCCGCGAGATCATCCACTCGACCCCCGAGCTCACCGGCGTCGTCCTCGACTGCGCCGGCATCAACTTCATCGACTCCCAGGGCTCCGCCAAGATGAACGACGTCGTCACCCTCGCTGAGGACTCCGGCATCACCCTTCGGCTCGCCCGCCTCAAGAAGGCCGTCCGGGCCACGCTTCAACGGGACGGCGTGCTGCCGCGCGTCGGGACGGGGAACATCCACGGCAACGTCGCCCGCGCCGTGCAGGCGCAACTCGACGCGTCACCACCGGCTTCCGGCGGTTCGAGATCCGGGGAGGATTGA
- a CDS encoding GNAT family N-acetyltransferase yields MSDGSVRLAARRAGPDDAQTVARLLHDFNTEFETPTPGVAVLTTRLQSLLAGPGTIAYLAGEPATGVALVTLRSNVWYDGPVALLDELYVAPADRGRGLGSAMIERLVADAEASGVSAIEINVDAVDVDAQRFYERHGFSGVDPDTGERAFFYSLEL; encoded by the coding sequence ATGTCGGACGGTTCCGTACGTCTCGCCGCTCGGCGCGCCGGTCCCGACGACGCCCAGACGGTGGCGCGACTGCTGCACGACTTCAACACCGAGTTCGAAACCCCGACGCCGGGCGTCGCAGTCTTGACCACGCGCCTGCAGTCGCTGCTCGCCGGACCCGGCACGATCGCATACCTGGCCGGTGAGCCGGCGACGGGAGTCGCGCTCGTGACGCTGCGGAGCAACGTCTGGTACGACGGACCGGTCGCGCTGCTCGACGAACTGTACGTCGCGCCGGCTGACCGAGGGCGCGGTCTCGGTTCGGCGATGATCGAACGGCTCGTCGCCGATGCCGAAGCGAGCGGCGTGTCGGCGATCGAGATCAACGTCGACGCCGTCGACGTCGACGCGCAGCGCTTCTACGAACGGCATGGCTTCAGCGGCGTCGACCCCGACACCGGGGAGCGCGCGTTCTTCTACTCGCTCGAGCTGTAA
- a CDS encoding phosphatidate cytidylyltransferase — protein MTWLSLSAPATVGLIVLLATAVPVLIFGDSTIRSRWLTWAVIGVIVGAAEKIGVAGAVIVAVAVSVVCLLEYVRLAGLRPADLAVLIAAGVGAPVLAAVQPAAINAWLPFALLAAAVLPVLSRDPESALPRATAAVFGMLWLVWAPAQLVIIHQDLTLLVLTVALTDVASWAVGKALGRLPGVRVRPFAVSPNKTVAGLLGGALAAAFVLAVTGEFSWVLLLAAAVGAPLGDVVASMVKRHAGVKDAGTWLPGFGGLLDRADSLLVVAPLFSVTLA, from the coding sequence ATGACCTGGCTCAGCTTGAGCGCTCCCGCGACCGTCGGGCTCATCGTGCTGCTCGCCACGGCGGTGCCGGTGTTGATCTTCGGCGACTCGACCATCCGAAGCAGGTGGCTGACCTGGGCGGTCATCGGGGTGATCGTCGGCGCAGCGGAGAAGATCGGTGTCGCCGGTGCGGTCATCGTGGCCGTCGCGGTCAGCGTCGTGTGCCTCCTCGAGTACGTGCGATTGGCCGGTCTCCGACCCGCTGATCTCGCGGTGCTGATCGCTGCGGGAGTCGGCGCGCCGGTGTTGGCGGCCGTGCAGCCGGCCGCGATCAACGCGTGGCTGCCGTTCGCGTTGCTGGCCGCCGCGGTCCTTCCCGTGCTCAGCCGTGATCCGGAGTCGGCCCTTCCTCGCGCCACTGCTGCCGTGTTCGGGATGCTGTGGCTGGTGTGGGCGCCCGCGCAGTTGGTGATCATCCATCAGGACCTGACCTTGCTCGTGTTGACCGTCGCGCTCACCGACGTGGCCAGCTGGGCGGTCGGAAAGGCGCTCGGGCGGCTTCCCGGCGTGAGAGTCCGGCCTTTCGCGGTGTCGCCGAACAAGACGGTCGCCGGACTCCTGGGCGGCGCCCTTGCCGCCGCGTTCGTCTTGGCGGTCACCGGGGAGTTCAGCTGGGTGCTGCTCCTCGCAGCGGCGGTCGGCGCCCCGCTCGGTGATGTGGTCGCCTCCATGGTGAAACGCCACGCCGGAGTGAAGGATGCCGGGACATGGCTTCCGGGGTTCGGCGGGCTGTTGGACCGGGCGGACTCGCTGCTCGTGGTGGCACCGCTGTTCTCAGTGACACTCGCGTAG
- a CDS encoding CDP-alcohol phosphatidyltransferase family protein produces MTVAVDRGWSPDAFTAAGVAFAAVAAGGLLAGWWPLVLIGLVGRLAGANLDGAVARARGVSRPFGFVLNEIGDRASDLLPSAALSIVAWQTGSLAALVLALVAITAASLPTFVSLAAAAAGAPRINGGPFGKTESALAVFLMSMAFSWFPADAVIGVGSVVIIAGSTVTAATRTRAAHRHLQLVDA; encoded by the coding sequence GTGACCGTCGCCGTCGACCGCGGATGGTCACCCGATGCCTTCACCGCCGCCGGTGTCGCCTTCGCCGCGGTGGCCGCGGGCGGCCTGCTGGCCGGATGGTGGCCACTGGTGCTCATCGGACTCGTCGGAAGGCTCGCCGGTGCGAACCTGGATGGCGCAGTCGCTCGCGCCAGAGGTGTCAGCCGCCCGTTCGGGTTCGTGCTCAACGAGATCGGCGACCGCGCCTCCGACCTCCTGCCATCGGCGGCCCTCAGCATCGTCGCGTGGCAGACCGGGTCGCTGGCCGCTCTGGTGCTGGCCCTGGTCGCGATCACCGCCGCGTCCTTGCCGACCTTCGTCTCGTTGGCGGCTGCCGCGGCGGGGGCGCCGCGGATCAATGGCGGACCGTTCGGGAAGACGGAGAGCGCGCTCGCCGTGTTCCTCATGTCGATGGCGTTCAGCTGGTTCCCCGCGGATGCGGTGATCGGCGTCGGTTCGGTGGTGATCATCGCCGGTTCCACCGTCACTGCGGCGACACGGACGCGAGCAGCCCATCGCCACCTGCAGCTGGTGGACGCATGA
- a CDS encoding lysophospholipid acyltransferase family protein yields the protein MTGVTTVLGTASLHLPAPPTARQVRRSGLVSYWRSKLWGLLLSIVTDGVTTIPAVGGEPVPLARKPPVPDGPLVVIANHASHADTAVLLATIGRSRPVRFVAAADYWFGRRRNKLIARWLVGIWPIRRDRNGMKDLLAAAPTVAAGVVVVVFPEGSRRHAPGLAGFKRGAFELAAASGAKVLPVGLVGAGDLLPVDRKLIRRRPVEMRWGEPFTVETGHADDAAAAAFGAIDRLIEAPASQRPGRAWIRVRRMAFATAGLALVTAWAFAEGIFWPLVAEMPLLLLVCTVGRSWRGPMLIAATAIASAAGILTTWWLVSHGVDTPTPLTTARMHDTAVDELRTDPSSAFANQMFNGIPVKVYAHSAGQLGMDFFDVAFSMLPRLARIGIVGVIGWVAGGLLSRYLKPCLGTIQATFLTLFPLGLGLVIWWWS from the coding sequence ATGACGGGAGTCACCACCGTGCTCGGCACCGCTTCGCTCCACCTGCCCGCGCCGCCGACTGCACGCCAGGTCCGTCGTTCGGGTCTCGTGTCCTACTGGCGATCGAAGCTCTGGGGCCTGCTCCTCTCGATCGTCACCGATGGGGTGACGACCATCCCGGCCGTCGGTGGCGAACCAGTCCCGCTCGCCCGCAAGCCACCGGTGCCCGACGGGCCGCTCGTCGTCATCGCCAACCATGCATCCCATGCCGACACGGCCGTCCTGCTCGCGACCATCGGTCGGTCCCGGCCGGTGCGATTCGTCGCCGCGGCCGACTACTGGTTCGGGAGGCGGCGCAACAAGCTCATCGCGCGATGGCTGGTCGGCATCTGGCCCATCCGGCGAGATCGCAACGGGATGAAGGACCTGCTCGCCGCCGCTCCGACCGTCGCAGCGGGCGTCGTCGTCGTCGTGTTTCCCGAGGGCAGCCGCCGCCACGCACCGGGACTCGCCGGGTTCAAGCGCGGTGCCTTCGAACTCGCCGCCGCATCGGGTGCCAAGGTCCTGCCGGTGGGCTTGGTCGGTGCCGGCGACCTGCTTCCGGTCGACCGCAAGCTCATCCGTCGCCGGCCGGTCGAGATGCGCTGGGGCGAGCCGTTCACCGTCGAGACAGGGCATGCGGATGACGCGGCCGCCGCAGCATTCGGAGCCATCGACAGGCTCATCGAAGCGCCCGCTTCCCAGCGTCCCGGCCGCGCCTGGATCCGCGTGCGTCGCATGGCGTTCGCCACGGCCGGGTTGGCACTGGTCACCGCCTGGGCGTTCGCCGAAGGCATCTTCTGGCCGCTGGTCGCGGAGATGCCGCTCCTCCTGCTCGTCTGCACGGTCGGACGATCCTGGCGTGGCCCGATGCTGATCGCAGCGACGGCGATCGCATCCGCCGCCGGGATCCTCACGACCTGGTGGCTGGTGTCCCACGGAGTCGACACCCCCACCCCGTTGACCACAGCGCGGATGCACGACACCGCGGTGGACGAGCTCAGGACCGACCCGTCGAGCGCGTTCGCGAACCAGATGTTCAACGGGATCCCCGTGAAGGTGTACGCCCACAGCGCGGGTCAACTCGGCATGGATTTCTTCGACGTCGCGTTCTCGATGCTCCCGAGGCTCGCTCGCATCGGCATCGTCGGCGTCATCGGATGGGTCGCCGGTGGCCTCCTGTCCCGGTACCTCAAACCCTGCCTCGGCACCATCCAGGCCACCTTCCTCACGTTGTTCCCGCTCGGGCTCGGCCTCGTCATCTGGTGGTGGTCGTGA
- a CDS encoding Pr6Pr family membrane protein: MREGQDRSDVLANYFSMFTIVSSILAVVALTMAARWMQRHPGTSTEPVVIAMAIAAVTGPVILLGIVFNVLLRGDPPAIAATDPGWVAFMDSWATETLHVVLPVYFVFDLLFADRRRGLPWSSLLVIVSYPLAWTIYTMIRGERVANPDGTAPWWYPYGFLDPHLAGYGSAFSYIGGILVAFVLLGVAIIGIGRARERHASHHDAPPPPQIGRLAV; encoded by the coding sequence ATGCGCGAGGGACAGGATCGCAGCGACGTGCTGGCGAACTACTTCAGCATGTTCACGATCGTGTCGTCGATCCTCGCCGTGGTCGCATTGACGATGGCAGCGCGATGGATGCAGCGGCATCCGGGCACTTCGACCGAACCGGTCGTCATCGCGATGGCGATCGCCGCGGTCACCGGGCCGGTGATTTTGCTCGGCATCGTGTTCAACGTGCTGCTGCGAGGCGACCCACCGGCGATCGCCGCGACCGACCCGGGCTGGGTCGCGTTCATGGACTCGTGGGCGACCGAAACCCTGCACGTCGTCCTGCCGGTCTACTTCGTGTTCGACCTGCTGTTCGCCGACCGACGCCGTGGACTGCCCTGGTCGTCGCTCCTCGTCATCGTCAGCTACCCGCTGGCATGGACGATCTACACGATGATCCGCGGCGAGCGCGTGGCCAACCCCGACGGCACTGCGCCGTGGTGGTACCCGTACGGGTTCCTCGACCCGCACCTTGCCGGGTACGGATCGGCCTTCAGCTACATCGGCGGCATCCTGGTCGCGTTCGTGCTGCTCGGTGTCGCCATCATCGGCATCGGCCGGGCTCGTGAGCGGCACGCCTCGCACCACGACGCGCCGCCGCCTCCGCAGATCGGTCGCCTCGCGGTCTGA
- a CDS encoding tRNA-specific adenosine deaminase, whose product MTISDADLVHLGRAVELAREALAAGDGPFGSVLVDAAGIERAITPL is encoded by the coding sequence ATGACGATCTCCGATGCCGACCTCGTCCACCTCGGCCGGGCCGTCGAACTCGCGCGCGAAGCGCTGGCCGCCGGCGACGGGCCGTTCGGGTCCGTGCTCGTGGACGCCGCCGGGATCGAGCGCGCCATTACGCCGCTCTAG